GCGTGACCGAGGCGGTCGAGCAGCTTTCCAGCGTCCTCGCTGTCGATGACGAAATCGAGCCGCGTCTCGCGCGTGCCGCGCAAGCCGGCCAGCGCGCGGCCCCAGGCGCCGCTGGCGACGAAGCTGCCCTCGGGCATGGTCAGCGCCAGCCGGTTGATCAGCCAGGCGCGGCGCTCGTTGCTGGCCTGCAGTTCGAGCCGGCCGAGGTTGCGGCCGTCGAGCACGAAGCGCTCGGCCTCGATGTCCAGCGCCGGCAGTTCGTCCAGTTCCTCGTCCGGCTCGACGCTGCTGACCTGGGCGCCCGCCTCGTCCGCCGTGTCGATGCGCAGCTGATCGAAGCGCGCTTTCACCTGACCCTTGCCCTGCGCGTTCCAGCTCACGCGACCGCGCGCCTGGGTGCTGGCAAGATCGATGTCCCACACCTCGCCACGGCGCGTCGCATCGATCTTCACCGCCTCCAGCCAGTGCCCGGACAGGCGCAGATTCTTCGCGTCGAGCTTCACCCGCGACACCGGCAACGCGTCACCCGTCGTGCCGCCGGCAGACGTCGGCGCGGCAAAGGCGCGGCGCAGCGCGTCGAGATCGACGGTCTCGGTGCTCAGCGCCAGCGCGAGGCCCTGATCGGGAAGAGCGGGCATCTGCGGCAGGCCGACCGCGCCACGCTCCAGCACCCAGCCGGCCGGCGTCGAGCGACGCACGAGGTCGGCGCTGCCGAGCCGGCCGGCGTCGATGTGCAGCAGTTCGCGTTCGGCACCGAGCGCCGGCAGGCCGCGCCGTGCCGCTTCGCGCGCATCGAGCGTGCCAAGGCGCTCGACCTTGAGCGCCAGCGCTTCGCCGACCGACTTGCCGAAGGGCGCCGGCAGCGTCGAGGCGACCTGCGACAGATCGGCGTCCAGAACCATGTCGGTGCCGTTGCGGCGCACGCCCAGCCGCGCCTGCCAGCCGGCGACGCCGGACAGCGCCGCCATCCACGGCTGGCCGAACTGGGCGCGCAGCGCGTCCATCGAGGCGCGGCCGCGCACGTCTACATTGACCGTGCCACCGCCGCCGGAGCCGACATCCAGCGTCATCGGAAAGCCGAGCACGCTGGCCTGGGCGCCGCGGATGGACAGCGAGCTGTCGGTAAAGGCCACCTTGCCCGACGCGTCGGTCAGCGGCGGCAGCGTGCTGTCCAGCACGAGCTTGTTGGCGGTGAAACTGTATTCGCCCTCGACCTTGGTGTCCTTCGAATGGCGCAGCGGGATGGTGAGTGCGATCGCCAGCTTGCCGTTGCCTTCGGCACGCATGGTCGAGGTGAAGCCGTCGATGCGTTCGGCCACCGGGCTGGCGTCGATGTAGCGCAGGAAATCTGCGGTCGCACCGCTGGTCGAGCCTTTCACCAGCAGCAGTTCCTCGGCCGCGTCGAGATCGGGAATCTCGGCCGTGGTCGGGCCCAGCTTGGTGTTCATGATGCGGCCGTCACGCGAGGTGATGAGCATGCGCGGCCCCTCGAACAGCACATCGGCGCGCAGGCCGGTCAGCGGCGGCCAGCTGGGACCGAAATCGACGGTCACGTCCTCGGCCTTCACCTTCACCTGGAAGATGCCGGGCTGGCCACGGTCGAACGGGAAATCATCGAGCCGGCCGCGCAACTTCAGCGTCGCCTCCGGCGCGCGCCCCGCGGTCAGCGCAGTGCGCAGCCAGTCGCGCGTGTCGGGTCCGATGTCGAGCGGCAGATAGCGCCACACCGCCCGCGCGTCGCCGTCGAGCAGCTTGGCTTCGATGTCGATCTCGCCGGCCGTGTTACCCGCCGTGCGGTAGCGCCCGCGCGCCTGACCGTGTACGTCGTCGTTGCGGAAGGCGAGCGATTCGATCACCACCTCGGTTTCGCCGTCGCTGCGCGACCAGCCGGCGCGTGCCTTGAACTGTGAGAACGGGATTTCCGGCTGCGGGAACACCGCCGGCAGGTCGAGCACCAGCTCCGGCGCGTCGATCTGCACGCTGCCGCGCACGTCGCTGCCCTCGATGCGGCCACTCAGCCCGCTGACCCCGGGCAGTGCGCCGTCCGCGCGCAGACCGACCCGGTCCAGCCGCGCGCTGACGCGGAAGGCGGTCGGCGCCGACAGCGGGCCGGTCCACCCACCGTCGAGTTCATGCACGACGCCCTGCGCCGCGTGACGCAGCAGCCGGTCGCGCACCGGGTCCGGCAGCGGAAGGTAGGCCGACAGCCGGGTCAGCGCGTCGAGATCGAGCGCGCTGGCCGACACCTCGCCACGCTCCACTTCATTGCCGGCCGCCGCCTGCCAGCGCAGATCGACGCTGGTCGGCGGGACGCGCAGTCCGTCGCGGGTCGCCAGCTGCAACTGACGGGCCGAGGCGACGACGCGCTCCTGGCTCAGTTGTTCGGCGCTGACGCGGCCGGACAGGCTGACCAGATCGAGCAGCGGCAGATCGGGCGCCAGGCGCAGCCGCACGTCGGCCAGCGCCAGTTCGCCAGTCCCCTCGGCCAGCCGGGCGCCGTCGAAACGCGTCCATGCACGCGCCGCACCACGCCCCTGCGACAGTTCGAGCGGGTAATCGACCCAGGTCTGCCAGACCGCCATATCGGCGCCTTCGAGCGACACGAACAGTTCGCCCGACGCGCTGCGCCAGTCCTCGCGGTCGGGCAGCGTCACGTCGCCGCGGATGTCCAGTCGCTGTGCCAGCTCGCTCGGCGGCCGTGCCGACAGGCCGAAGCGATGGTCGCGCCCGGAATTGTCGAGGCGGAAATCGACCTGGGTGAGCTGCAGCGGCGGCGCCGTCTCGCGCAGCGCGTCGTCCCACTCCAGCCGCGCGCCCCGGATATTGATCTGACCCTGCGACAGCAGCCAGCGCATGAAGCCGCCCCGCTCGCCGTCCTGTCTTATCTCCAGACCGGCGACGAAGAAGCGTCCGTCCGCTTCGCGGCGTATCCAGAGATCGGGGCCGTTGATGTCGAGCCGGTGCAGATGCAGTTCGCCGCGCACCAGCGACGAAAAGCCGAGCGCCGCTTCGACCTGTTCCAGCCGCAGCGCCGGCTGGCCGGCTTCGTCGAGCAGGGTCAGACCGCGCAGCGACAGCTGCGGATGCAGACCGCTCCAGTCGGCACTCAGGCTGTCGATGCGCACCTGGCGCTGCAGTGCGTCGCCGAGCGACTGTTCGATGCGTGCGCGGTGCTGATCCACCTCGGGCAGCACCCAGTGGCGAGCGACCAGCACGATGCAGGCGACGACGACGTAGGCGATCAGCGCCGCGTCGAACAGCCGCCCGGCGATGCGACGCCACATGGAGCGGGCCGCCGCCGCGCGGACGGTGGCGACCGCGGCGGCGAGTTCAGCGTGGGCGGAGTCGGACAAGATTTGCGGGCAGTCAAACCGGCGATGACTGCATTTATGGAACGATGCGGGAGTTTACCCGCAACGCAGGCGCTGTCGCGCTTTGTAAGGCCATGCTTACATGCCGGCCCGCAACGCGGTTTTTTGCATAATCGACATCTTCATACCGGAAAACCTCTCATGGACGCCCCCGCCGCCATTGCCCAC
The window above is part of the Methyloversatilis discipulorum genome. Proteins encoded here:
- a CDS encoding YhdP family protein, whose amino-acid sequence is MSDSAHAELAAAVATVRAAAARSMWRRIAGRLFDAALIAYVVVACIVLVARHWVLPEVDQHRARIEQSLGDALQRQVRIDSLSADWSGLHPQLSLRGLTLLDEAGQPALRLEQVEAALGFSSLVRGELHLHRLDINGPDLWIRREADGRFFVAGLEIRQDGERGGFMRWLLSQGQINIRGARLEWDDALRETAPPLQLTQVDFRLDNSGRDHRFGLSARPPSELAQRLDIRGDVTLPDREDWRSASGELFVSLEGADMAVWQTWVDYPLELSQGRGAARAWTRFDGARLAEGTGELALADVRLRLAPDLPLLDLVSLSGRVSAEQLSQERVVASARQLQLATRDGLRVPPTSVDLRWQAAAGNEVERGEVSASALDLDALTRLSAYLPLPDPVRDRLLRHAAQGVVHELDGGWTGPLSAPTAFRVSARLDRVGLRADGALPGVSGLSGRIEGSDVRGSVQIDAPELVLDLPAVFPQPEIPFSQFKARAGWSRSDGETEVVIESLAFRNDDVHGQARGRYRTAGNTAGEIDIEAKLLDGDARAVWRYLPLDIGPDTRDWLRTALTAGRAPEATLKLRGRLDDFPFDRGQPGIFQVKVKAEDVTVDFGPSWPPLTGLRADVLFEGPRMLITSRDGRIMNTKLGPTTAEIPDLDAAEELLLVKGSTSGATADFLRYIDASPVAERIDGFTSTMRAEGNGKLAIALTIPLRHSKDTKVEGEYSFTANKLVLDSTLPPLTDASGKVAFTDSSLSIRGAQASVLGFPMTLDVGSGGGGTVNVDVRGRASMDALRAQFGQPWMAALSGVAGWQARLGVRRNGTDMVLDADLSQVASTLPAPFGKSVGEALALKVERLGTLDAREAARRGLPALGAERELLHIDAGRLGSADLVRRSTPAGWVLERGAVGLPQMPALPDQGLALALSTETVDLDALRRAFAAPTSAGGTTGDALPVSRVKLDAKNLRLSGHWLEAVKIDATRRGEVWDIDLASTQARGRVSWNAQGKGQVKARFDQLRIDTADEAGAQVSSVEPDEELDELPALDIEAERFVLDGRNLGRLELQASNERRAWLINRLALTMPEGSFVASGAWGRALAGLRGTRETRLDFVIDSEDAGKLLDRLGHAGALRRGTAGMKGMLRWQGSPLSIDYPSLSGSFELKASNGQFSKINPGAGRLLGILSLQSLPRRITLDFRDVFSEGFAFDRIEGTVAVERGIMNTDNLELAGPAARVQISGSANIAAETQNLTVNVQPALSDSVSVGALIANPAVGVATYLAQKVLKDPLGQIFSFRYAVTGSWEDPLVAKLSTAPAAE